The Aminiphilus circumscriptus DSM 16581 genome contains a region encoding:
- a CDS encoding TolC family protein, translated as MKRVFMVSLCCAYLFVWGRAVAFAADAPVLTLEKAMTIAKEQHPLLSAAREKVLRVEAKLREVEAGFGPKVDAVLSYSQVKDIPTTKALDPGTGVPIGIVPLGYEKTYAAGLRLTQLLYTGGSLRANRKAAEFEVDSARAEEVRTFQSVENSVRKNFFNLQRAVSKLKVAEEALLLAQEHLRQVEALYNNGVVAKNEVLRVQVAVSSAQLDRISALNTVDVMWKALERATGAQLRPPYELEEPESDYVASPLPENLEQLALASRADLLAMAHLRNAALAYADAAAGQARPQVSLQGEVTRTGDSFFPEDDDWKVMLVAQWRLYDSGEVGSRVEQARASSRELLHNMTDMERQVSLEVSTAQLNLASAQVRIQVAQDQLLSAEEDYRMALKRYTAQVGTNIDVLDSRLALNSARTALVDAVYDAYSGYADLLFAVGLDAFEGKTK; from the coding sequence GTGAAACGAGTTTTCATGGTGTCGCTGTGTTGCGCCTATCTCTTCGTTTGGGGGAGGGCGGTCGCCTTCGCTGCCGATGCGCCGGTTCTGACTCTGGAGAAGGCCATGACGATTGCGAAGGAACAGCACCCACTTCTCTCCGCTGCCCGGGAGAAAGTGCTTCGGGTCGAGGCGAAGTTGCGGGAAGTGGAGGCGGGGTTCGGCCCGAAAGTGGATGCGGTGCTTTCATACTCTCAGGTGAAGGACATCCCTACGACGAAGGCACTTGATCCCGGAACGGGTGTCCCCATCGGTATCGTTCCCCTGGGATACGAGAAAACCTATGCGGCGGGTCTGCGGTTGACGCAGCTTCTCTATACGGGAGGATCTCTCCGGGCGAACAGGAAAGCTGCGGAATTCGAAGTCGATTCCGCCAGGGCCGAGGAGGTTCGCACCTTTCAGTCCGTCGAGAACAGTGTCCGGAAAAACTTCTTCAATTTGCAGCGCGCCGTGTCCAAGCTGAAGGTTGCGGAAGAGGCGCTTCTTCTGGCGCAGGAGCATCTTCGTCAGGTGGAGGCGCTTTATAACAATGGCGTGGTGGCGAAAAACGAAGTGCTTCGTGTCCAGGTGGCGGTGTCCAGCGCCCAACTGGATCGCATAAGTGCCCTCAACACGGTGGACGTCATGTGGAAGGCCCTTGAACGGGCCACGGGGGCGCAGCTTCGCCCGCCCTACGAACTGGAGGAGCCCGAGAGCGATTACGTCGCATCCCCCCTTCCGGAGAATCTCGAGCAGCTGGCTCTTGCTTCCCGGGCGGATCTCCTCGCCATGGCGCATCTCCGTAACGCGGCCCTTGCCTATGCCGACGCCGCAGCGGGGCAGGCGCGGCCGCAGGTGTCGCTTCAGGGAGAGGTGACACGCACGGGAGATTCCTTCTTTCCCGAGGATGACGACTGGAAAGTGATGCTCGTGGCACAGTGGCGCCTGTATGATTCCGGAGAGGTCGGCTCCAGAGTGGAACAGGCTCGGGCTTCGAGTCGTGAGTTGCTCCATAACATGACCGATATGGAGCGACAGGTCAGCCTTGAGGTGTCCACGGCACAACTCAATCTCGCCTCCGCGCAAGTGCGTATCCAGGTGGCTCAGGATCAGCTCCTCAGCGCCGAAGAAGATTACCGCATGGCATTGAAACGCTATACCGCCCAGGTGGGGACGAATATCGACGTCCTTGATTCCCGCCTCGCCCTGAACAGTGCCAGGACGGCTCTCGTGGACGCCGTCTACGACGCCTACTCGGGCTATGCGGATCTTCTCTTCGCGGTCGGGCTCGATGCTTTCGAGGGAAAAACGAAATAG
- a CDS encoding TetR/AcrR family transcriptional regulator: MCIDKTIKATGLSKGALYWHFPSKLALYMEVADREVRKVEAFFTPTKEHGRKGLLNFLICQGEAVIEEYMTNADTLRFWINLLGEGLRGNEELETHLRELPDSVVERLCDHMERCFPEEVRGKRSELRELGFIVDAVFDGVVLQLALRKDTDRAKRIWSAILSGVLPQYLGGGERECLVKGART; encoded by the coding sequence ATTTGCATTGACAAAACCATAAAAGCGACAGGCTTGAGCAAGGGCGCGCTTTATTGGCATTTCCCGAGCAAGCTTGCCCTTTATATGGAAGTAGCCGACCGGGAAGTGCGAAAAGTCGAAGCCTTCTTCACACCCACAAAAGAACACGGACGGAAGGGGCTTCTAAACTTCCTCATTTGCCAGGGAGAAGCTGTCATCGAAGAGTACATGACCAACGCGGATACCCTCCGGTTCTGGATCAATCTCCTCGGCGAGGGACTCCGTGGAAACGAGGAGCTGGAAACACATTTGAGGGAGCTTCCGGACAGTGTGGTAGAACGTCTTTGTGATCACATGGAACGCTGTTTCCCAGAGGAGGTTCGCGGCAAACGAAGCGAACTTCGGGAATTGGGTTTTATCGTGGATGCTGTTTTTGACGGCGTGGTGCTCCAGTTGGCTCTCCGGAAGGACACGGACAGGGCTAAACGCATATGGTCCGCTATTCTGTCCGGGGTGTTGCCGCAGTATCTTGGAGGAGGCGAACGAGAGTGCCTGGTAAAGGGTGCGAGAACGTGA
- the istB gene encoding IS21-like element helper ATPase IstB — MNTGRLLQLHENLKNLTLGNAARHLEERLRQAEERGVSYEEFLLELTELELQIRFENREKRRLKEARFPLVKTLGSFAFEEAPQLDKRLIGELAAGDYISRHRNILFLGKSGCGKTHLATALGIEACRKNLRVRFTTACNLVNELLESRGEKTLARVLGKYTRYDLLIVDELGYVPFSKEGGELLFQVFAERHERGSVIVTTNLGFGSWTEVFGDPNMTAALLDRMTHKAYIIECTWESYRLKETLREGRKRSQIQLKTAAAEE; from the coding sequence ATGAACACCGGGCGCCTTCTGCAGCTTCACGAGAACCTGAAGAACCTGACCCTCGGCAATGCCGCCCGACACCTCGAAGAACGGCTCCGTCAGGCCGAAGAACGGGGCGTGAGCTACGAGGAATTCCTCCTGGAACTCACGGAACTGGAACTCCAGATCCGCTTCGAGAACAGGGAAAAGAGGCGGTTGAAAGAAGCCCGTTTCCCCCTGGTCAAAACTCTGGGGAGTTTTGCCTTCGAAGAAGCGCCGCAGCTTGACAAAAGACTCATCGGTGAACTGGCCGCCGGAGACTATATCTCCCGACACCGGAACATTCTCTTCCTGGGTAAAAGCGGGTGCGGGAAAACCCATCTTGCCACAGCCCTGGGAATAGAAGCCTGCCGGAAGAACCTTCGGGTCCGGTTCACCACGGCCTGCAATCTCGTCAACGAACTTCTGGAAAGCCGGGGAGAAAAGACCCTTGCCCGAGTTCTGGGCAAGTACACTCGGTATGACCTGCTCATAGTGGACGAACTGGGATATGTTCCCTTTTCGAAGGAAGGCGGAGAACTGCTGTTTCAGGTCTTCGCGGAACGGCACGAGCGGGGATCGGTCATCGTGACGACGAATCTCGGATTCGGAAGCTGGACGGAGGTCTTCGGGGATCCGAACATGACGGCGGCTCTGCTCGACCGGATGACCCACAAGGCGTACATCATCGAGTGCACGTGGGAAAGTTACAGACTGAAGGAAACCCTGAGGGAGGGAAGAAAGAGAAGCCAAATACAACTCAAAACGGCGGCCGCGGAAGAATGA
- the istA gene encoding IS21 family transposase, whose protein sequence is MLKVDQYEYIRTAHRVYGKNVSEIARETGHSRNTVKKVLRGEFTGYSPRKIQPSPVLGPYHEIIYRWLKEDIESPKKQRHTAKRIYTRLVSEYGFTGSETTVRRHVSSVKRSLGLKSSEAFVPLEPSPRGEAEVDWGSATVFLGGEAVRVKIFCMRSKYSGNPFVRLYPCERQQAFFDGLSRGFLYYGGVFPVMIFDNLTAAVEKVLLGKERKEQASFVRFRSWYTFESRFCSPGRGNEKGGVEGLVGFARRNFLVPLPRGESLESINDRLLEECIAYGSHRMTGREGSIRELHDAEKRILIPLPRHPYGNEQTVSVKADKYATVMVDKNRYSVPAAYAGRPLRALLTVDEVALYSGEKRLAVHGRKYGNNHWVLEADHYLELLRERPGAFRDARPLSEWKKTWSDSLNSLLEQFQARQGENRGIKEFIDVLLLARRYGQKRVEAAASQALKNGLSDAAGIRHLLESAERQEETPTSLESERWTVLPAADVSVYSVLEAGR, encoded by the coding sequence ATGCTGAAGGTGGACCAATACGAATACATACGGACCGCTCACCGGGTGTACGGAAAGAATGTGAGCGAAATAGCCAGGGAAACAGGACATTCTCGAAACACCGTGAAGAAAGTGCTTCGTGGTGAATTCACGGGCTATTCCCCAAGAAAGATCCAGCCTTCTCCGGTGCTCGGTCCCTATCACGAAATCATTTACCGATGGCTGAAGGAGGACATTGAAAGCCCGAAGAAGCAGCGCCATACGGCAAAAAGGATATATACCCGTTTGGTGAGCGAATATGGCTTTACCGGAAGCGAAACGACGGTGCGCCGTCACGTATCTTCGGTCAAGAGAAGCCTCGGTCTGAAAAGCAGCGAAGCCTTCGTGCCTCTTGAGCCCTCTCCGAGGGGAGAAGCCGAGGTCGACTGGGGGAGTGCCACGGTTTTCCTCGGCGGAGAGGCCGTGCGGGTAAAAATCTTCTGCATGAGATCGAAGTACTCGGGAAACCCCTTCGTCCGCCTCTACCCTTGTGAACGGCAGCAGGCGTTTTTCGACGGACTGAGCCGTGGATTTCTCTATTATGGAGGCGTCTTTCCCGTAATGATCTTTGACAACCTGACGGCGGCAGTGGAAAAAGTGCTTCTCGGAAAAGAGCGGAAAGAACAGGCAAGCTTCGTCCGGTTCCGTTCCTGGTACACCTTCGAGAGCCGTTTCTGCTCTCCCGGTCGGGGAAACGAAAAGGGCGGAGTAGAGGGGCTCGTCGGATTCGCCCGCCGGAACTTCCTGGTTCCCCTTCCTCGGGGAGAAAGCCTGGAGAGCATCAACGACAGACTGCTGGAAGAATGCATCGCCTACGGTTCCCACAGGATGACCGGCCGGGAGGGAAGCATACGGGAACTGCACGATGCGGAAAAGAGGATCCTCATCCCCCTTCCCCGCCATCCCTACGGCAACGAACAGACCGTCTCGGTGAAGGCGGACAAGTACGCCACCGTCATGGTGGACAAGAACCGGTACTCCGTCCCCGCCGCCTACGCCGGCCGGCCCCTCCGGGCACTGCTCACCGTGGACGAGGTCGCACTCTACAGCGGAGAAAAGCGGCTCGCCGTCCACGGAAGAAAGTACGGCAACAACCACTGGGTTCTCGAGGCGGACCACTACCTCGAACTCCTCCGGGAACGTCCCGGAGCCTTCCGGGACGCCCGGCCCCTTTCGGAGTGGAAAAAGACCTGGAGCGACTCTCTGAACTCCCTTTTGGAACAATTCCAGGCGCGACAGGGAGAAAACCGGGGAATCAAGGAATTCATCGACGTGCTGCTCCTCGCGAGGCGTTACGGGCAAAAGCGGGTGGAAGCCGCCGCCTCGCAGGCCCTGAAAAACGGACTGAGCGACGCCGCCGGAATCCGCCATCTCCTTGAGTCGGCCGAAAGACAGGAAGAAACACCCACGTCCCTTGAGTCGGAGCGGTGGACCGTCCTCCCCGCGGCGGACGTATCCGTCTATTCCGTCTTGGAGGCCGGACGATGA